In one window of Meiothermus sp. DNA:
- a CDS encoding bifunctional salicylyl-CoA 5-hydroxylase/oxidoreductase — MRITCIGGGPAGLYFALLMKKQNPTHEVTVLERNRPDDTFGWGVVFSDQTLGNLEKADFPTYAQISRAFHHWDDIEVHFKGQTIRSSGHGFIGIGRKKLLNILQDRCRELGVNLVFQAEVTDDEAIALQYQADLVIASDGINSRVRKKYESTFEPDIEVRKCRFVWLGTHQRFDAFTFAFEKTEWGWFQAHAYQFDAHTSTFIVETPEAVWQKAGLEQMSQEEGIAFCEKLFARYLGGHRLMSNAAHLRGSAIWIKFPRVVCKTWVHWNTLNGREIPVVLMGDAAHTAHFSIGSGTKLALEDAIELARVFARVGDSPVHLQQVLHEYQATRSVEVLKIQNAARNSTEWFENVERYTGLEAPQFAYSLLTRSQRISHENLRLRDKTYLEGYESWLAARTGLPPKPVPPMFTPFRLRKLSLKNRVVVSPMAMYSAQDGLVNDFHLVHLGARALGGAALVFSEMTAPSPDGRITPGCAGLYSEAHMRAYKRIVDFVHQHTDAKIALQLGHAGPKGSTQVGWEDESEPLPEGNWPLLAPSPIPYGPHNQTPRAMTPEDMERVKADFVRAARWGVEAGFDWLELHCAHGYLLSAFICPLTNRRTDEYGGSLENRCRYPLEVFKALRAVWPQHLPMSVRISAHDWAPGGNTPDDAVEIARMFKEAGCDLIDVSSGQTTRLARPVYGRMYQTPFADRIRNEVKIATMAVGAIFEADHVNSIIAAGRADLCAIARPHLSDPHWTLNQAAKLGYREVGWPKQYLAGKAQLERNLARAQAEQAEELAAR, encoded by the coding sequence ATGAGAATTACCTGTATCGGGGGTGGGCCAGCCGGGCTCTACTTTGCCTTGCTGATGAAGAAGCAGAACCCCACCCACGAGGTAACGGTGCTCGAGCGCAACCGCCCAGACGACACCTTCGGCTGGGGGGTGGTCTTTTCCGACCAGACCCTGGGCAACCTCGAGAAGGCCGACTTCCCTACCTATGCCCAGATCAGCCGGGCGTTTCACCACTGGGACGACATCGAGGTGCACTTCAAAGGGCAGACTATCCGCTCCAGCGGCCACGGCTTCATTGGGATTGGTCGCAAAAAACTGCTCAACATCTTGCAAGACCGTTGTCGCGAGTTGGGCGTGAACCTGGTCTTCCAGGCCGAGGTCACCGACGATGAAGCCATAGCCCTGCAGTACCAGGCCGACCTGGTAATTGCCTCGGACGGTATCAACAGCCGGGTGCGCAAAAAGTATGAAAGCACCTTCGAGCCCGACATCGAGGTTCGCAAGTGCCGCTTTGTCTGGCTGGGCACGCATCAGCGCTTCGACGCCTTCACCTTCGCTTTCGAGAAAACCGAGTGGGGCTGGTTCCAGGCCCACGCCTACCAGTTCGACGCCCATACCTCGACTTTCATTGTGGAAACACCGGAGGCGGTGTGGCAGAAAGCCGGCCTCGAGCAGATGAGCCAGGAGGAGGGCATTGCCTTCTGCGAGAAGCTTTTTGCCCGGTACCTGGGCGGCCACAGGCTAATGTCCAATGCGGCTCACCTGCGCGGCTCGGCCATCTGGATCAAGTTCCCCCGAGTGGTCTGCAAAACCTGGGTACACTGGAATACCCTGAACGGACGCGAGATACCGGTGGTGCTGATGGGCGATGCCGCCCACACCGCCCACTTCTCGATTGGCAGCGGCACCAAGCTGGCCCTGGAGGACGCCATCGAGCTCGCCCGGGTTTTTGCCCGGGTGGGCGATAGCCCGGTTCATCTGCAACAGGTTTTACACGAGTATCAAGCCACCCGGAGCGTGGAGGTGCTGAAGATTCAAAACGCCGCCCGCAACTCCACCGAGTGGTTCGAGAACGTGGAACGCTATACAGGGCTCGAGGCCCCTCAGTTCGCTTACAGCCTGCTGACCCGCTCCCAGCGCATCTCGCACGAGAACCTCCGGCTTCGGGACAAAACCTATCTGGAAGGCTACGAGAGCTGGCTGGCCGCGCGTACGGGACTACCGCCAAAGCCCGTCCCGCCCATGTTCACCCCCTTCCGGCTGCGCAAGCTGAGCCTTAAGAACCGCGTGGTGGTCTCGCCCATGGCCATGTACTCGGCCCAGGATGGGCTGGTGAACGATTTTCATCTGGTACACCTGGGGGCGCGGGCGCTGGGGGGTGCAGCCCTGGTATTCAGCGAGATGACCGCTCCGTCGCCGGACGGACGCATTACCCCCGGCTGTGCGGGGCTCTACAGCGAGGCCCACATGCGGGCCTACAAACGCATCGTGGATTTTGTGCATCAGCACACCGACGCCAAGATCGCGCTCCAGCTGGGGCACGCTGGGCCCAAGGGCTCGACGCAGGTGGGCTGGGAAGATGAAAGCGAGCCGCTACCGGAGGGCAACTGGCCGCTTCTGGCCCCCTCCCCCATCCCTTACGGGCCGCACAACCAAACCCCCCGCGCGATGACCCCAGAGGATATGGAGCGGGTCAAGGCCGACTTCGTGCGGGCGGCCCGGTGGGGGGTGGAGGCAGGGTTCGACTGGCTCGAGCTGCACTGCGCCCACGGCTACCTGCTTTCGGCCTTCATCTGCCCGCTCACCAACCGCCGCACCGACGAGTATGGGGGTTCGCTGGAGAACCGCTGCCGTTATCCCCTGGAGGTCTTTAAAGCGCTGCGGGCAGTCTGGCCCCAGCACCTGCCCATGTCGGTGCGTATCTCCGCGCACGACTGGGCCCCCGGCGGCAACACCCCCGACGATGCCGTGGAAATCGCTCGGATGTTCAAGGAAGCGGGCTGCGACCTGATAGATGTGTCCTCCGGCCAGACCACCCGCTTGGCCCGACCGGTGTACGGGCGGATGTACCAGACCCCCTTCGCAGACCGCATCCGCAACGAAGTCAAGATTGCCACTATGGCGGTAGGGGCCATCTTCGAGGCCGATCACGTGAACTCTATCATCGCCGCCGGGCGGGCCGACCTGTGTGCTATCGCCAGGCCCCACCTCTCCGACCCCCACTGGACGCTCAACCAGGCCGCCAAGCTCGGCTACCGCGAGGTGGGCTGGCCCAAGCAGTATCTTGCCGGCAAGGCGCAGCTCGAGCGCAACCTGGCCCGAGCCCAAGCCGAGCAGGCCGAGGAGTTGGCAGCCCGATGA
- a CDS encoding enoyl-CoA hydratase family protein: protein MSLPHIGQPGGQPPLPGNSVELADYPAQHFGWSVESMVATITLNRPERKNPLTFESYAELRDLFRALAHARDVRAVVITGAGGNFCSGGDVHEIIGPLTRMDMPGLLAFTRMTGDLVKAMRACPQPIVSAVDGVCAGAGAILAMASDIRYGTARSKTAFLFVRVGLAGCDMGACAMLPRIVGLGRAAELLYTGRTLGGEEAERWGFFNRLCEPEKLLDEARQFARSLAQGPTFAHAMTKKMLHQEWSMGLDEALEAEAQAQALCMTTRDFQRAYQAFVAKEKPVFEGD, encoded by the coding sequence ATGAGTCTGCCCCACATCGGCCAGCCGGGAGGCCAGCCCCCCCTGCCCGGAAACTCGGTAGAACTCGCCGACTACCCGGCGCAGCACTTTGGGTGGTCGGTGGAAAGCATGGTTGCCACCATCACCCTGAACCGGCCCGAGCGCAAGAATCCTCTGACCTTCGAGTCCTATGCTGAGCTGCGCGACCTCTTCCGGGCGCTGGCGCATGCCAGGGACGTGCGGGCGGTGGTGATCACCGGGGCCGGGGGCAACTTCTGCTCTGGCGGCGACGTACACGAGATCATCGGCCCCCTGACCCGCATGGACATGCCCGGCCTGCTGGCCTTTACCCGCATGACCGGCGACCTGGTCAAGGCCATGCGGGCCTGCCCCCAGCCCATCGTGAGCGCGGTGGACGGGGTGTGTGCAGGGGCCGGGGCCATCCTGGCCATGGCCTCCGATATCCGCTACGGCACCGCCCGCAGCAAGACGGCGTTTTTGTTTGTGCGGGTGGGGCTGGCCGGCTGCGACATGGGGGCCTGCGCCATGCTGCCCCGCATCGTGGGGCTGGGCCGGGCCGCCGAGCTTCTATACACAGGCCGCACCCTGGGCGGCGAGGAGGCCGAGCGCTGGGGCTTCTTCAACCGCCTATGCGAGCCGGAAAAGCTCCTGGATGAAGCCCGGCAGTTCGCCCGCTCGCTGGCCCAGGGGCCCACCTTTGCCCATGCCATGACCAAGAAAATGCTCCATCAGGAGTGGAGTATGGGCCTGGATGAGGCCCTCGAGGCCGAAGCCCAGGCCCAGGCCCTTTGCATGACCACCCGCGACTTTCAGCGGGCTTATCAGGCTTTTGTGGCCAAGGAAAAGCCGGTGTTCGAGGGGGATTAG
- a CDS encoding SDR family NAD(P)-dependent oxidoreductase, which produces MNPQAIAGKHAVVTGGGRGIGAAIAAELAQAGARLTLMGRSRSSLEARAQQMNAEVHIETCDVTSPDEVQRAFRAAQEALGPINILVNNAGQAESRPFSKIDLGLWQRMLSVNLTGTFLCTQAALPGMLEAGWGRIVNIASTAGLKGYPYVSAYCAAKHGVVGLTRSLALELARQNITVNAVCPGFSETELLEASIASIVQKTGRTPAEARAELARHNPQGRLVEPTEVAQAVLWLCLPGSAALTGQAIAVAGGEVM; this is translated from the coding sequence ATGAACCCGCAGGCTATAGCCGGAAAACACGCCGTGGTGACGGGCGGTGGGCGTGGCATTGGAGCAGCCATTGCTGCCGAGCTGGCCCAGGCGGGCGCACGGCTCACGCTGATGGGGCGCAGCCGCTCCAGCCTGGAAGCTAGGGCACAACAAATGAACGCCGAAGTGCATATCGAAACCTGTGATGTCACGAGCCCAGACGAGGTGCAACGGGCCTTCAGGGCGGCTCAAGAGGCGTTGGGCCCCATCAACATCCTGGTCAACAACGCCGGGCAGGCCGAAAGCCGGCCTTTCAGCAAAATCGACCTGGGTTTGTGGCAGCGGATGCTTTCGGTCAACCTGACCGGCACCTTTTTATGCACACAGGCTGCGCTACCGGGGATGCTCGAGGCCGGCTGGGGCCGCATTGTGAACATCGCTAGCACGGCCGGGCTCAAGGGCTACCCGTATGTGAGTGCCTACTGTGCGGCCAAGCACGGGGTGGTGGGCCTGACCCGCTCGCTGGCGCTCGAGCTCGCCCGCCAGAACATCACCGTGAACGCGGTCTGTCCCGGCTTCAGCGAAACCGAGCTGCTGGAGGCCAGCATCGCGAGCATCGTGCAAAAGACCGGACGAACCCCCGCCGAGGCCCGGGCCGAGCTGGCCAGGCACAACCCCCAGGGGCGGCTGGTAGAGCCCACCGAGGTGGCCCAGGCCGTACTCTGGCTTTGTCTGCCGGGCTCGGCGGCCCTGACCGGGCAGGCCATTGCGGTGGCAGGTGGGGAGGTGATGTAG
- a CDS encoding acyl-CoA dehydrogenase family protein encodes MRDNAYLDWPFFEPRHRTLAHNLQTWAARNLAAQPAHNVDDPLRDGANSVHQVDDPLRDGANSVHQVDDPLRDGANSVHQVDDACRQLVRALGAGGWTRYAVGGLDYGGAHETIDTRAVCLIRENLAYHHGLADFAFAMQGLGSGAITLYGTPAQKAHYLTRVARGEFIAAFALSEPDAGSDVGAMTTEARLEGDAYVLNGQKTWISNGGIADFYVVFARTPGSQGSKGVSAFVVDADTPGLEIAQRLEVIAPHPLATLRFRDCRVPASQRLGEEGQGFKMAMQTLDIFRTSVAAAALGFARRALDEALGRATTRAMFGQTLADFQLTQARLAQMATQVDAAALLTYRAAWQRDQGQRVTQEAAMAKLTATENAQQVIDAALQMWGGLGVTRGQVVEALYREIRALRIYEGASEVQLLIIARELLKHFKEKQPTKGGV; translated from the coding sequence ATGCGCGATAACGCCTACCTCGACTGGCCCTTTTTCGAGCCCCGGCACCGCACGCTGGCCCACAACCTGCAAACCTGGGCAGCGCGTAATCTGGCCGCTCAACCAGCGCACAACGTGGACGATCCCCTTCGGGACGGAGCAAACTCCGTGCACCAAGTGGACGATCCCCTTCGGGACGGAGCAAACTCCGTGCACCAAGTGGACGATCCCCTTCGGGACGGAGCAAACTCCGTGCACCAAGTGGACGACGCGTGTCGTCAGTTGGTACGGGCGCTCGGTGCGGGCGGCTGGACGCGCTATGCGGTGGGGGGACTGGATTACGGCGGGGCACATGAGACCATCGATACTCGAGCGGTCTGCCTGATCCGCGAGAACCTGGCCTACCACCATGGCCTGGCCGACTTCGCCTTCGCCATGCAGGGCCTGGGCTCCGGCGCCATCACCCTGTACGGCACGCCCGCGCAAAAGGCCCACTACCTGACCCGGGTAGCCCGGGGTGAATTTATCGCTGCCTTTGCCCTTTCTGAACCGGATGCGGGCTCCGATGTGGGGGCCATGACCACCGAGGCCCGCCTCGAGGGCGACGCTTACGTGCTCAACGGGCAGAAAACCTGGATTTCCAACGGCGGCATAGCCGACTTCTATGTGGTCTTCGCCCGTACGCCGGGTAGCCAGGGCTCTAAGGGCGTGAGTGCTTTTGTGGTGGACGCAGACACGCCGGGTTTGGAAATCGCTCAGCGCCTCGAGGTCATCGCGCCCCACCCGCTGGCCACGCTGCGCTTCCGGGATTGCCGGGTTCCGGCCAGCCAGCGCCTGGGGGAGGAAGGGCAGGGCTTCAAGATGGCCATGCAGACCCTGGACATCTTCCGCACCTCGGTAGCCGCCGCCGCGCTGGGTTTTGCCCGCCGGGCGCTGGACGAAGCCCTGGGGCGGGCTACCACCAGGGCCATGTTCGGGCAGACCCTGGCCGACTTCCAGCTCACCCAGGCCCGGCTGGCCCAGATGGCCACCCAGGTAGACGCCGCCGCACTGCTCACCTACCGCGCGGCCTGGCAGCGCGACCAGGGGCAGCGGGTCACCCAGGAAGCCGCCATGGCCAAGCTCACCGCCACCGAGAACGCCCAGCAAGTCATAGACGCCGCCTTGCAGATGTGGGGGGGCCTGGGCGTGACCCGAGGACAGGTGGTGGAGGCGCTGTACCGCGAGATCCGCGCCCTGCGCATCTACGAAGGGGCCAGCGAGGTGCAGCTCCTCATCATCGCCAGGGAGCTGCTCAAACACTTCAAGGAGAAACAACCCACCAAAGGAGGGGTCTAA
- a CDS encoding MarR family winged helix-turn-helix transcriptional regulator translates to MVCPKPDLETRLAEDHHQAIKLWLRLLTCTNLITAEIRTRLRENFETTLPRFDLLAQLERHPEGLRMGELSRRMMVTTGNVTGITDQLEAEGLVRREVDPQDRRSITVKLTPEGQQIFAQMARVHEGWVIELFSGLSAAEKDSLHALLGKLKKYLNHKEARA, encoded by the coding sequence ATGGTATGTCCCAAGCCCGACCTCGAGACCCGCCTGGCCGAAGACCACCACCAGGCCATCAAGCTGTGGCTGCGCCTGCTGACCTGTACCAACCTGATTACCGCCGAAATTCGCACCCGGCTGCGCGAAAACTTCGAGACCACCCTGCCCCGCTTCGACCTGCTGGCCCAGCTCGAGCGCCACCCCGAGGGCCTCAGGATGGGCGAGCTCTCCCGGCGCATGATGGTCACCACCGGCAATGTTACGGGCATTACCGACCAGCTCGAGGCCGAGGGTCTGGTGCGCCGCGAGGTAGACCCACAGGATCGCCGCTCCATCACGGTCAAACTCACCCCCGAAGGACAACAGATATTTGCCCAGATGGCCCGCGTCCACGAGGGCTGGGTTATTGAGCTGTTCTCCGGCCTTTCGGCAGCCGAGAAAGATAGCCTGCACGCCCTGCTGGGCAAGCTAAAAAAATACCTCAACCACAAGGAGGCCCGTGCATGA